CAGGCTGGACTTGCCCGAGCCGCTGGGCCCGGTCACCACCGTCAGCTCGCCGGTGTGCAGATCCAGGTCGAGGTTCTTGAGGTTGTGCTGGCGGGCGCCGCGGATTCGGATCGTGCCTTCGGACATGCTGGAGCAGCCTGCTGGGGATGGGGACCGGACATTCTATGGAGGCAGGCGACACGAAAATGTCAGGAGGCCGAATACCCTTCAAAACACAATTTGCCGCTCGGCGGCCCTGCAAGACCGTCTGTCAAGACCCCTTCTTGAAGGCCTTCGGGCGCATTGCCAGCGAACCCGCGCGGGGGCAACAATGGCCCCGGCGGTTCTGGACGACAATCAAGGGTAAACACGGACCCTGCCTCCAGGCCTTCCGGGAAGCGTAGCAAGCAAAAAAACAAACAACGGCCAGCCCGACCGCTGGCATGCAGTAGGCCATCTGTCATGACATCAGCGATTCCCTCCCTGCCCGCTGAGCCCGCAACCATCCTGCTGATGCAGCAGGATGGGGGTGACGGCTTTGCCGACACGGAGCGCTCGGGGCTGGACGAGCCCGCGCCCGCGCGGACGGTGCCCACCATCCTGCTGGTGGAGGACAACCCGATCAACCAGGTGGTGGCGCTGGAGTTCCTGGCCCTGATGGGCTTGCAGACCCGGCTCGCCAACAACGGCCTGGAGGCGCTGCAGCTGTGCGCCGAGGCCGCGCCCGATCTGGTGCTGATGGACATCCAGATGCCCGGCATGGACGGCCTGGAATGCGCACGCCGCCTGCGCGCCCTGCAGGGCGCCGGCGAGCTGGCGCGCTTCCCCATCCTGGCGCTCACCGCCCATGCGCTGGACAGCGATGTGCAGGCCAGCCTGGCCGCCGGCATGGACGAGCATCTCACCAAGCCGCTGGACTTCGTGTCGCTGCGCCTGCGCCTGGGGCGCTGGGTCGCGATGCCGCAAAGCAGCTGAGTATCATCGCCGCTCCCGATGAGGAGTGGATGTGATCGAGCTGCCCAAGATTCCCAAACCGCCCGGCGCCGACCAGGGCCCACGCTGGTTCCAGATTGCCGTGGCCCTGAGCATGGTGCTGAGCGCCGGCGCCGCCCTGGTCTCGGCCTTCCGCACCAGTGCCACCATGAGCGCGCTGGTGGAGCAGAACGCCAAGCTGGTGCGGGCGGGGTCGACGCCGATCCTGCAATGGGGCACCAGCAACTCCGACGGCAAGGGCAATGCCACCCTCATCTACACGGTGGAGAACGCCGGCACCGGTCCGGCGCGAGTGGTCTGGATGGAGTTGCGCTACAAGGGCGAGCCGCTCAAGAGTGCGCGCGATGTCATCAAGGCGGCGGCCAAGGACATCGGAGTCGACTCGATCAACCTCAACAGCACCATGACCGGCTCGATTGCTGGCGACGTACTGGTGGCTGGGCGGGTGCGCGAGTTGTTTAACTGGGTGTTGCCCGACAAAAGCAACGCAGCGGGGCAGCGGCTCTGGGCTGCAACCGACGCAGCTCGCCAGCACCTCAGCGCCGAAGCCTGCTACTGCTCGGTGTTCGACGACTGCTGGCTCACCAAGTTCGATGGCCAGGTGCCGCAGCCAGTGGCGATGTGCCAGGCCGAGGGCAAGGTCAACGTCAACGGCAGCTGAGCTTTCTCAGGCCCCGGCGTCGAGAAAACGCTCCACCAGATCGAGCTGGGCCGGCACATTCAGCGCCGGCGCATGGCCGCAACCTGCGATGGTGGCCACCACCGCGCGCGGGCCGCGGCTGCGCATGGCCTCGGCGGTCTCGGCCAGCAGCAGATCGGAATCCGCGCCACGCAGGCACAGCACCGGCAGGTCCAGGCTGTCCCAGGCCTCCCAGAGTTCGTAGTCGTCGGGATGGTCGATGAACTGGCGCACCATCGCCGGGTCGTAATGCGGGGTCACGCGGCCATCGGGCAGGCGCCGCGTCGAGGTCTCGGTGAGGCGGCGCCATTGCGCATCGCTGAGCCAGCCATAGGGCTTGTAGACCGAGCGGAAATACTGCTCCAGCTCGCTCACCGTGGCAAAGGCCGCCGGATTGCCGGCATAGGATTTGATGCGCTCCAGCGCGGGCGCGGCCAGCGAGGGGCCGTTGTCGTTCAACACCAGGCGGCGGATGCGGCCGCGCAGCGGCCCCGCCGCGGCCAGCGTGCCGATGGCGCCTCCCATCGAGGTGCCGACCCAGTGGAACTGGCCCAGTCCGAGCTGATCAATGAGCTCCAGCGCGACGCGCACATAAAACGCCAGGCAGTACTCGCGCCCGGGCTCCGGGCTCCACTCCGAGAGGCCGCGGCCGATGGTGTCGGGGCAGATCACGCGGTAGCGGCGGCTCAGGTGGGCGGCCAGCTCGTCCATGTCGCGGCAGGTGCGCGCCAGGCCATGCCAGGCGATCACCACCTCCTGATGCTCGCTGCCCCATTCGGTGTAGTGGATCTCGCGGCCGGCGCAGCGCAGGTAGTTGGAACTGAAGCCACTCATGAGGACTCCTTGTTGACCGAGCCCCCAGGCGGCGGCAAAGGCCCGCCGCCGCCCCCCGGGGGGGTTGAGCCAACTCGGGGACGGCCCGTCGTTGGCTCATGCAGCATCGCGCGCAGGCGCAGCCGCCCGACGATGCCGCTGGGGAAGTGGTAGACCGAGAGCACGAACAGCAGGCCCAGCCAGAGCAGCCAGCGGTCCGGCGAGATCAGCTGCGAGAGCAGCGGCACGTCGACTAGCCGGTCGGCGCCCAGCTTCATCAGATCCTGCAGATAGCTCTGCGCCAGCACGAACAGCACGCTGCCGATCACCGCGCCGTAGATCGTGCCCATGCCGCCGATCACCACGATCAGCAGGATGTCCAGCATCAGCTCGAAGGCCAGCGAGGTGTCGGGCCCGTTGTAGCGCAGCCAGAGCGCCAGCAGCGCACCGGCGGCGCAGGCAAACAGGGCCGCCAGCACGTTCGAGAGCGTGCGGTAGACCACGCTGCGGTAGCCGATCGCCTCGGCGCGGAAATCGTTCTCGCGTATCGCCTGCAGCACGCGCCCGAAGGGCGAGTTGACGAT
This portion of the Paucibacter sediminis genome encodes:
- a CDS encoding alpha/beta fold hydrolase; translated protein: MSGFSSNYLRCAGREIHYTEWGSEHQEVVIAWHGLARTCRDMDELAAHLSRRYRVICPDTIGRGLSEWSPEPGREYCLAFYVRVALELIDQLGLGQFHWVGTSMGGAIGTLAAAGPLRGRIRRLVLNDNGPSLAAPALERIKSYAGNPAAFATVSELEQYFRSVYKPYGWLSDAQWRRLTETSTRRLPDGRVTPHYDPAMVRQFIDHPDDYELWEAWDSLDLPVLCLRGADSDLLLAETAEAMRSRGPRAVVATIAGCGHAPALNVPAQLDLVERFLDAGA
- a CDS encoding response regulator, with product MTSAIPSLPAEPATILLMQQDGGDGFADTERSGLDEPAPARTVPTILLVEDNPINQVVALEFLALMGLQTRLANNGLEALQLCAEAAPDLVLMDIQMPGMDGLECARRLRALQGAGELARFPILALTAHALDSDVQASLAAGMDEHLTKPLDFVSLRLRLGRWVAMPQSS